Proteins found in one Amycolatopsis aidingensis genomic segment:
- a CDS encoding carboxymuconolactone decarboxylase family protein, which produces MSTRIQLSPALPGAFKELRAADQTVAKAAADAGLDQGLLELVRIRASQLNGCAFCLDAHARDAREAGESDRRIVMLAAWWETKLYTEQERAALALTDAMTRLAQTQDVPDEVYEQATAVFTEQQYAAIAWAIALINTLNRLGVTSRKDLPEAGW; this is translated from the coding sequence GTGAGCACACGAATCCAACTCAGTCCGGCCCTCCCGGGGGCCTTCAAGGAACTGCGCGCCGCGGACCAGACGGTGGCCAAGGCCGCGGCCGACGCCGGGCTCGACCAGGGCCTGCTGGAGCTGGTCCGGATCAGGGCCTCGCAGCTCAACGGCTGCGCCTTCTGCCTGGACGCGCATGCCAGGGACGCCCGCGAGGCGGGGGAGAGCGACCGCCGGATCGTCATGCTGGCCGCGTGGTGGGAAACCAAGCTCTACACCGAGCAGGAACGGGCCGCGCTGGCGCTGACCGACGCGATGACCCGGCTGGCGCAGACCCAGGACGTTCCGGACGAGGTCTACGAGCAGGCCACCGCGGTGTTCACCGAGCAGCAGTACGCCGCCATCGCCTGGGCGATCGCGCTGATCAACACGCTGAACCGGCTGGGCGTGACCAGCCGTAAGGACCTTCCGGAGGCAGGCTGGTGA
- a CDS encoding isocitrate lyase/PEP mutase family protein, with amino-acid sequence MTAARLRELHVPGKPLVLPNAWTADTAQLVAAAGFPVVATSSVAVAAALGYRDGGQAPATEMFAAAARIVRAVDVPVTVDAESGYGMPPAELADRLLDIGASGCNIEDTDHLRGVLRSPDAQAKLIGSVRKHAGDALVLNARIDLFLQAEDEQAVLADAIERARGYLAAGADCVYPIHIRSPEVLAAFVEAVHPAPVNAAYLPGGPDLAELARLGVARISLGGGLWHAARSWLEDALTTIARGTVPY; translated from the coding sequence GTGACCGCCGCGCGGTTGCGGGAGCTGCATGTGCCAGGTAAGCCGCTGGTGCTGCCGAACGCCTGGACCGCCGATACCGCACAACTGGTCGCGGCAGCCGGGTTCCCGGTGGTCGCGACCAGCTCGGTCGCCGTGGCCGCGGCATTGGGTTACCGGGACGGCGGGCAGGCGCCCGCAACGGAGATGTTCGCCGCCGCGGCGCGTATCGTGCGCGCGGTCGACGTTCCGGTCACGGTGGACGCCGAATCCGGGTACGGCATGCCCCCGGCGGAACTGGCCGACCGGTTGCTCGACATCGGGGCCTCCGGGTGCAACATCGAGGACACCGACCATCTGCGGGGCGTACTCCGGTCACCCGATGCGCAGGCGAAGCTGATCGGCTCGGTGCGCAAGCACGCTGGCGACGCGCTGGTGCTGAACGCGCGTATCGACCTGTTCCTCCAGGCCGAGGACGAGCAGGCCGTGCTGGCGGACGCGATCGAGCGGGCCCGCGGCTACCTCGCGGCGGGCGCCGACTGTGTCTATCCGATCCACATCCGTTCGCCTGAGGTGCTCGCAGCCTTCGTCGAGGCCGTGCATCCGGCACCGGTGAACGCCGCCTACCTGCCCGGCGGCCCGGATCTCGCCGAGCTGGCACGGCTGGGGGTAGCCAGGATCTCACTCGGCGGCGGGCTGTGGCATGCCGCCCGATCCTGGCTCGAAGATGCCCTGACCACGATCGCCAGGGGCACCGTGCCGTACTGA
- a CDS encoding ABC transporter substrate-binding protein, producing MKKSSLTRTGALLATAALLAGCGGQVGDTGGDAEQTDNKNLVLVTGTQNEPFYISLRCGAEAAAEQAGYELTTQEPAKFDATLQTEKVNALIGDPPGALIIAPTDENAMKAPIQQVKSKGSKIVEVDTALADESVAASSISSDNTEGGRLAARTLAELVGEESGSVLVLDTIAGTSTTNERAAGFEEELKNHPNLTSIGVQFTDNEPAEAAGEVTAAISAHPDLIGIFATNLNTGEGAATGLRNAGKIGEVNLVGFDASPSEVDGLRKGEFQALIAQDPAAIGRQGVEQAVAAIEGKPVERKITADLHALTQENMAANEEYFYKQQC from the coding sequence ATGAAGAAGTCATCGCTCACCAGGACCGGGGCCCTGCTGGCCACGGCGGCACTGCTGGCGGGCTGCGGCGGCCAGGTCGGGGACACCGGTGGGGACGCGGAGCAGACCGACAACAAGAACCTGGTGCTGGTCACCGGAACGCAGAACGAGCCGTTCTACATCTCGCTGCGCTGCGGCGCGGAGGCCGCGGCCGAGCAGGCGGGCTACGAGCTGACCACCCAGGAGCCAGCCAAGTTCGACGCGACGCTGCAGACCGAGAAGGTCAACGCGCTGATCGGCGACCCGCCGGGCGCGCTGATCATCGCGCCGACCGACGAGAACGCGATGAAGGCGCCGATCCAGCAGGTGAAGAGCAAGGGCTCGAAGATCGTCGAGGTGGACACCGCGCTGGCCGACGAGTCGGTGGCCGCCTCCTCGATCTCCTCGGACAACACCGAGGGCGGCAGGCTCGCCGCGCGCACCCTGGCCGAGCTGGTCGGCGAGGAGTCCGGCTCGGTGCTGGTGCTGGACACCATCGCGGGCACCTCAACCACGAACGAGCGGGCGGCGGGTTTCGAGGAGGAGCTGAAGAACCACCCGAACCTGACGTCCATCGGCGTCCAGTTCACCGACAACGAGCCCGCTGAGGCGGCCGGTGAGGTGACCGCGGCGATCTCGGCGCATCCGGACCTGATCGGCATCTTCGCCACCAACCTGAACACCGGCGAGGGGGCCGCCACCGGCCTGCGCAACGCGGGCAAGATCGGCGAGGTCAACCTGGTCGGCTTCGACGCCAGCCCGTCCGAGGTGGACGGCCTGCGCAAGGGCGAGTTCCAGGCGCTGATCGCGCAGGACCCGGCCGCGATCGGCAGGCAGGGCGTCGAGCAGGCGGTGGCCGCGATCGAGGGCAAGCCGGTGGAACGCAAGATCACCGCCGACCTGCACGCGCTGACCCAGGAGAACATGGCGGCCAACGAGGAGTACTTCTACAAGCAGCAGTGCTGA
- a CDS encoding ABC transporter permease: protein MTSTKDVPPTVDEFPGIGKRSLRTRLLSSNTFWIFLVLLALLVVFSLLRPDVFPTFQNAQLLLIETSVLLVLAVGMTFVITTAGIDLSVGSVLIFSGMVAAKTMEWLSPGGDATEAGWGVISAGLATGVLAGAAWGLLNGFLVAIAGIPPLIVTLGTMGAALGAANLLNGGSDINTVPRELNQTLGYGTSLGVVPNIVLVAVIITVAGAWLLHTTRYGRYTYAIGSNREAARRSGIGVTRHLLTVYLLTGFLAGIAGFMSLAYYASTTIAAHTLDNLDAISAVVLGGTSLFGGVGSMIGTVIGVFIPAVLTKGFNIVGVQDFWQQIALGAVLIAAVWFDQQRRRARNSR, encoded by the coding sequence GTGACCAGCACGAAGGATGTCCCGCCCACAGTGGACGAGTTCCCCGGTATCGGCAAACGCTCGCTGCGCACCAGGCTGCTGTCCAGCAACACGTTCTGGATCTTCCTGGTGCTGCTCGCCCTGCTGGTGGTGTTCAGCCTGCTCCGGCCGGACGTCTTCCCCACCTTCCAGAACGCGCAGCTGCTGCTGATCGAGACCTCGGTACTGCTGGTGCTCGCGGTGGGGATGACGTTCGTGATCACCACGGCCGGCATCGACCTCTCGGTCGGCTCGGTGCTGATCTTCTCCGGGATGGTCGCCGCCAAGACCATGGAGTGGCTGAGCCCCGGCGGTGACGCCACCGAGGCGGGCTGGGGCGTGATCAGTGCCGGGCTGGCCACCGGTGTGCTGGCCGGTGCGGCCTGGGGTCTGCTCAACGGCTTCCTGGTGGCGATAGCCGGGATCCCGCCGCTGATCGTCACCCTGGGCACGATGGGGGCCGCGCTAGGTGCGGCGAACCTGCTCAACGGCGGCTCGGACATCAACACGGTGCCAAGGGAGCTGAACCAGACGCTGGGCTACGGCACCTCGCTGGGGGTGGTGCCGAACATCGTGCTGGTCGCGGTGATCATCACGGTGGCCGGTGCCTGGCTGCTGCACACCACCCGCTACGGCCGCTACACCTACGCGATCGGCTCCAACCGCGAGGCTGCCCGCCGTTCCGGGATCGGGGTCACCCGGCACCTGCTCACGGTCTACCTGCTGACCGGGTTCCTCGCCGGGATCGCCGGGTTCATGTCCCTTGCCTACTACGCCTCCACCACCATCGCCGCGCACACGCTGGACAACCTGGACGCGATCTCCGCCGTGGTGCTCGGCGGCACCAGCCTGTTCGGCGGGGTCGGCTCGATGATCGGCACGGTGATCGGGGTGTTCATCCCGGCCGTGCTGACCAAGGGTTTCAACATCGTCGGGGTGCAGGACTTCTGGCAGCAGATCGCGCTCGGCGCGGTGTTGATCGCCGCGGTCTGGTTCGACCAGCAGCGCAGGCGGGCCCGCAACAGCCGGTGA
- a CDS encoding ATP-binding cassette domain-containing protein, translated as MPDNGLLEARDLVKTYGSVEALRGASFQARPGEVTALIGDNGAGKSTLVKCLSGAEQPDSGSILLDGAEIELDSPTAARGLGIETVYQDLAVAPELDPAANLFLGRELYRKGLLGRLGMLDKAEMRRRAVQEFARLGVTLQNTDVPIGSLSGGQRQSVAVARSVVWASKVVFMDEPTAALGVLQRERVLDVVRRVRDEGIAVVLISHNMPEVLSVADRVEVLRLGARVARFTAKDTKLEDLVAAMTGALTQEEAA; from the coding sequence ATGCCTGACAACGGCTTGCTGGAGGCCAGGGACCTGGTCAAGACCTACGGTTCCGTCGAGGCCCTGCGCGGCGCCTCGTTCCAGGCCAGACCCGGTGAGGTGACCGCGCTGATCGGGGACAACGGCGCCGGTAAGTCCACATTGGTCAAATGTCTCTCCGGCGCGGAGCAACCGGACTCCGGCAGCATCCTGCTGGACGGTGCCGAGATCGAACTGGACTCGCCGACGGCGGCTCGTGGCCTCGGCATCGAGACGGTCTACCAGGACCTGGCGGTGGCCCCGGAGCTTGATCCCGCTGCGAACCTCTTCCTCGGCAGGGAGCTGTATCGCAAGGGGCTACTCGGCAGGCTCGGCATGCTGGACAAGGCGGAGATGCGCAGGCGGGCCGTGCAGGAGTTCGCCCGGCTGGGCGTGACCCTGCAGAACACCGATGTGCCGATCGGCTCGCTGTCCGGTGGGCAGCGGCAGAGCGTGGCGGTGGCCCGCTCGGTGGTGTGGGCCAGCAAGGTGGTGTTCATGGACGAGCCCACCGCGGCGCTGGGCGTGCTCCAGCGGGAACGAGTGCTGGACGTGGTCCGCAGGGTGCGGGACGAGGGGATCGCGGTGGTGCTGATCAGCCACAACATGCCCGAGGTGCTCTCGGTCGCGGACCGGGTCGAGGTGCTGCGCCTCGGCGCGCGGGTGGCGCGGTTCACCGCGAAGGACACCAAGCTCGAGGATCTCGTCGCCGCCATGACCGGCGCGCTCACGCAGGAGGAAGCAGCGTGA
- a CDS encoding class I mannose-6-phosphate isomerase, translating to MRSSLEPVALPANQPPQFYRGGESIAALRAADGDPGAFGPEDWVASTTTLFGQETAGLSLLPDGRWLRDAVRADPRGWLGAEHAAAFAGSTALLVKLLDAGQRLPVHFHPSDAFARRHFDSHFGKAEAWIVIGTSGGDPRVHAGFRRSHSAAEIEDWVRTQDAPAMLGALNSVPVRPGDTVYVPAGLPHAIGAGVFVVELQQPTDFSLTLEWRDFLASPEKGHLGLGFATAIEALDTSAWDEQRLDTLIRHTDAAQEPTVNLLADGASRYFRAEQLRPRGALALDPSFAVLVVLEGNGVLRTENGGKHELAKGDTLVVPHGAGQTEVEGDLTVIRCRPPAPGKEKTDA from the coding sequence GTGCGTAGTTCCCTTGAACCGGTTGCCCTTCCGGCGAACCAGCCGCCGCAGTTCTATCGGGGCGGCGAGTCGATCGCCGCGCTGCGCGCCGCGGACGGCGACCCTGGTGCCTTCGGGCCGGAGGACTGGGTCGCTTCCACCACCACCCTGTTCGGCCAGGAGACGGCGGGACTGAGCCTGCTGCCCGACGGCCGCTGGCTGCGCGACGCCGTCCGCGCCGACCCGCGGGGCTGGCTGGGGGCCGAACACGCCGCCGCCTTCGCGGGCTCCACGGCACTGCTGGTGAAACTGCTGGACGCAGGACAACGGCTGCCGGTGCACTTCCACCCGTCGGACGCCTTCGCCCGGCGGCATTTCGACTCGCATTTCGGCAAGGCCGAGGCCTGGATCGTGATCGGAACCTCCGGTGGGGACCCGCGGGTGCACGCCGGGTTCCGGCGGTCGCACAGTGCCGCGGAGATCGAGGACTGGGTGCGCACCCAGGACGCGCCCGCCATGCTCGGCGCGCTGAACAGCGTGCCGGTCCGGCCGGGCGACACGGTGTACGTCCCTGCGGGGCTGCCGCACGCCATCGGTGCCGGGGTGTTCGTGGTGGAGCTGCAGCAGCCGACCGACTTCTCCCTCACCCTGGAGTGGCGGGACTTCCTCGCCAGCCCGGAGAAGGGACACCTCGGGCTAGGGTTCGCCACCGCGATCGAGGCGCTGGACACCTCGGCCTGGGACGAGCAGCGGCTGGACACGCTGATCCGGCACACCGATGCCGCACAGGAGCCCACGGTGAACCTGCTGGCGGACGGGGCTTCCCGCTACTTCCGGGCCGAGCAGCTCCGGCCGCGCGGCGCGCTCGCCCTCGACCCCTCGTTCGCGGTGCTGGTGGTGCTGGAAGGAAACGGGGTGCTGCGTACCGAGAACGGGGGCAAGCACGAGCTGGCGAAGGGCGACACCCTGGTCGTTCCGCACGGTGCCGGACAGACCGAGGTGGAGGGTGACCTGACGGTGATCCGCTGCCGCCCACCCGCACCGGGTAAGGAGAAAACCGATGCCTGA
- a CDS encoding LacI family DNA-binding transcriptional regulator has translation MSDVARLAGVSIKTVSRVVNDEPAVHPDTAERVIAAIEQLGFRRNLGARNLRRGSTTGTVGLIVEDVGNPFYSELNRAVERTAAAFGRQVLTGSSDENRDRERELALEFCSRRVDGMLIVPAGMQHGYLVPEMRAGTPVVFIDRPAGDIVADTVLVDNLGGTVEAVTHLASFGHRRIAFLADSPNIFTASERLRGFREGCARAGIPFDERLVIMRTPTEQNVGEAVHRLLEGPDAATAVVAGNNRATVHLLRALAHTGGPRPAVVGFDDFELADLLDPPVTVIAHDVSALGESAAELLFARLQGDQSTPRKVVLPVRLVARGSGEVRPSA, from the coding sequence ATGAGCGATGTGGCCAGGCTGGCCGGGGTCAGCATCAAGACGGTGTCCCGGGTGGTCAACGACGAGCCCGCGGTGCACCCGGACACCGCGGAGCGGGTCATCGCGGCCATCGAGCAGCTCGGGTTCCGGCGCAACCTTGGTGCCCGCAACCTGCGCCGGGGCTCCACCACCGGCACGGTGGGGCTGATCGTCGAGGATGTGGGCAACCCCTTCTACTCCGAGCTGAACCGGGCCGTGGAACGCACCGCCGCCGCGTTCGGCAGGCAGGTGCTCACCGGGTCCTCCGACGAGAACCGCGACCGCGAGCGGGAGCTGGCGCTGGAGTTCTGCTCGCGCAGGGTGGACGGCATGCTGATCGTCCCCGCCGGGATGCAGCACGGCTACCTGGTGCCGGAGATGCGCGCGGGGACCCCGGTCGTGTTCATCGACCGGCCCGCTGGCGACATCGTCGCCGACACCGTGCTGGTGGACAACCTCGGCGGCACCGTGGAGGCGGTCACCCATCTCGCCTCCTTCGGCCACCGCCGGATCGCCTTCCTCGCCGACAGCCCGAACATCTTCACCGCGAGTGAGCGCCTGCGCGGTTTCCGGGAGGGCTGCGCGCGCGCCGGGATCCCGTTCGACGAGCGGCTGGTGATCATGCGCACGCCCACCGAGCAGAACGTCGGCGAGGCGGTGCACCGCCTGCTCGAGGGTCCGGACGCCGCCACCGCGGTGGTGGCAGGCAACAACCGGGCCACCGTGCACCTGCTGCGCGCACTCGCACACACCGGGGGCCCGCGCCCCGCGGTGGTCGGTTTCGACGACTTCGAACTCGCCGACCTGCTCGACCCGCCGGTCACGGTGATCGCGCACGACGTCAGCGCACTCGGCGAGTCGGCGGCCGAGCTGCTGTTCGCCCGCCTGCAAGGAGATCAGTCCACCCCGAGAAAGGTAGTCCTGCCCGTGCGTCTGGTAGCCCGCGGTTCCGGCGAGGTGCGGCCGAGTGCGTAG
- a CDS encoding DUF3817 domain-containing protein — translation MSGKAAVVFRVVAVAEAFSWAGLLVGMFLKYVVELGEGGVPVLGMVHGVMFVLYVLVTLAVFRPLGWRPRILLLALLASIPPLFTWAFEKWALRSGKLDGPRRHLRGGTGLFVTDLTEPVRA, via the coding sequence GTGTCCGGTAAGGCCGCTGTCGTGTTCCGTGTCGTCGCCGTGGCCGAGGCGTTCTCCTGGGCTGGCCTGCTCGTCGGGATGTTCCTGAAGTACGTGGTGGAGCTCGGCGAGGGTGGCGTTCCGGTGCTCGGCATGGTGCACGGCGTGATGTTCGTCCTCTATGTACTGGTCACCCTCGCGGTGTTCCGGCCGCTCGGCTGGCGCCCGCGCATCCTGCTGCTGGCGCTGCTCGCCAGCATCCCGCCGCTGTTCACCTGGGCTTTCGAGAAGTGGGCGCTGCGGTCCGGCAAGCTGGACGGCCCGCGGCGTCACCTGCGGGGCGGCACCGGCCTGTTCGTCACCGACCTGACCGAGCCCGTCCGCGCCTGA
- a CDS encoding MarR family winged helix-turn-helix transcriptional regulator — MNRPLPFDPIARAAQLWDERIGPAETMAAVTGIMRVQQIIQSAVDNALKPHGLTFARYEALVLLTFARRSSLPMRVMGERLQLHPTSVTNIVDRLEKDGLVKRMPHPTDRRTTLVEITEDGRSRREAATAAVTEIDFGMRGLTSRQTAQLTDLLTRIRKATGDFTE, encoded by the coding sequence ATGAACCGTCCGCTGCCCTTCGACCCGATCGCCCGCGCCGCCCAGCTGTGGGACGAGCGCATCGGCCCCGCCGAAACCATGGCCGCGGTGACCGGGATCATGCGGGTCCAGCAGATCATCCAATCCGCCGTGGACAACGCACTGAAGCCGCACGGACTCACCTTCGCCCGATACGAGGCGCTGGTGCTGCTCACCTTCGCCCGCAGGTCCAGCCTGCCGATGCGGGTGATGGGTGAACGACTGCAGCTGCATCCGACCAGCGTGACCAACATCGTCGATCGGCTGGAGAAGGACGGACTGGTCAAGCGCATGCCGCACCCGACGGACCGCAGGACCACCCTGGTCGAGATCACCGAGGACGGCCGGAGCAGGCGCGAGGCGGCAACGGCCGCGGTGACCGAGATCGACTTCGGGATGCGCGGCCTCACCTCCCGGCAGACGGCTCAGCTCACCGACCTGCTGACCAGGATCCGCAAGGCCACGGGCGACTTCACCGAGTAG
- a CDS encoding thiamine-binding protein — translation MIVAFSVSPSGQQTDGGVSEAVARAVRVVRESGLPNSTNAMFTNIEGEWDEVMDVIKRAVAAAGEGSARVGLVLKADIRPGYDDQLEAKVDRVERRLAE, via the coding sequence ATGATCGTCGCATTCAGCGTCAGCCCGTCCGGTCAGCAGACCGATGGCGGGGTCAGTGAGGCGGTGGCCCGCGCGGTGCGGGTCGTGCGCGAGTCCGGACTGCCCAACTCGACCAACGCGATGTTCACCAACATCGAGGGCGAGTGGGACGAGGTGATGGATGTGATCAAGCGGGCCGTCGCGGCCGCGGGGGAGGGCTCGGCGCGCGTCGGCCTCGTCCTCAAGGCCGATATCCGGCCCGGTTACGACGACCAGCTCGAGGCCAAGGTGGACCGCGTGGAACGTCGTCTGGCCGAGTAA
- a CDS encoding tetratricopeptide repeat protein: protein MTHPRGSAGKSAATSAALSGAVDLSGLKARADATRQRPSSGGNAAQGGPPAGGPAVIDVTETTFQSEVVERSMQQLVVVDLWADWCGPCKQLSPVLEKLATEAGGTWVLAKIDVDANPRVSQLFGVQSIPTVVAIAGGQPVDAFSGALPEPKIRQWLDSLLDALKDKLPGGGPAPQEGAEAEQQEDPRFTEAEAALDRGDFTAAEEAYQRILDAEPANEQAKAALAQVRFMRRASEVDPTAVERADADPKDVTAQLAAADFEVAQNQIDAAFARLIGTVRRTAGEDRNRVREHLVSLFELFDAEDERVLKARRDLASALF, encoded by the coding sequence GTGACACACCCACGCGGATCAGCAGGCAAGTCAGCAGCCACCTCGGCCGCGCTCTCCGGTGCGGTCGACCTGTCCGGGCTCAAGGCGCGCGCGGACGCGACGCGGCAGCGGCCGAGTTCCGGAGGGAACGCCGCGCAGGGCGGGCCGCCGGCGGGTGGCCCCGCGGTCATCGACGTCACCGAGACCACGTTCCAGTCCGAGGTCGTCGAGCGTTCGATGCAGCAGCTGGTCGTGGTCGACCTCTGGGCGGACTGGTGCGGGCCGTGCAAGCAGCTCAGCCCGGTGCTGGAGAAGCTGGCCACCGAGGCGGGCGGCACCTGGGTGCTCGCCAAGATCGACGTCGATGCCAATCCGCGGGTCTCGCAGCTGTTCGGCGTGCAGTCCATTCCCACGGTCGTGGCGATCGCCGGTGGGCAGCCGGTGGACGCCTTCTCCGGCGCGCTGCCCGAGCCGAAGATCCGGCAGTGGCTGGACTCGCTGCTGGACGCACTGAAGGACAAGCTGCCCGGCGGCGGCCCGGCCCCGCAGGAGGGCGCCGAGGCCGAGCAGCAGGAGGACCCGCGGTTCACCGAGGCCGAGGCCGCACTGGACCGCGGCGACTTCACCGCCGCGGAGGAGGCCTACCAGCGCATTCTCGACGCCGAGCCGGCCAACGAGCAGGCGAAGGCGGCGCTGGCGCAGGTGCGGTTCATGCGGCGCGCCAGTGAGGTCGACCCCACGGCCGTCGAGCGTGCCGACGCCGACCCGAAGGACGTGACCGCCCAGCTGGCCGCCGCCGACTTCGAGGTGGCGCAGAACCAGATCGACGCGGCCTTCGCCCGGCTGATCGGCACGGTCCGGCGCACCGCGGGGGAGGACCGCAACCGGGTCCGGGAGCACCTCGTCAGCCTGTTCGAGCTGTTCGACGCCGAGGACGAGCGCGTCCTCAAGGCCCGCCGCGACCTCGCCTCCGCCCTCTTCTAA
- a CDS encoding neutral zinc metallopeptidase, whose protein sequence is MSLAARRRSTLAAFLAVTALGAGTACDGGSTEGQAQTPGDVAGLPVTHFESGLKADAPQPDLDVRNATDSEEDRIAIASIADVSDYWAQQLPEHFQQEFEPVRELLSYDPAGEDFEVCGASTSAAAMNAFYCPPEDLVGWDRAKLLPLLRERFGPMAIVTVLGHEFGHAVQHRLGDKAGIDNSTKTIVKEQQADCFTGSYFRWMAEGRSKYFEVSTSEGLNQVLASLFFIRDEPGQSARSRGAHGTAFDRTYAFQLGFEQGAAKCAGIDQASVDARVTEQPFHPEDKEKGDSSLDQELIGILQESLDKAFEGAGVQGPEIVDEGGSCPNGPSTPPASYCPDSNTVNIDLATLRELAQPVDRRAEFKGEETTGMGDFAALAEIASRYTQGIQQGVGAALEGSSAGLRTSCLVGAWAGATNREGATLRLSSGDLDEAIAELLQPRSLIAADLQGNQVANGFERVESLRVGYLQGSDPCSQYA, encoded by the coding sequence ATGAGTTTGGCAGCACGGCGGCGTTCGACGCTGGCCGCGTTCCTCGCCGTGACGGCCCTCGGCGCCGGCACGGCCTGCGACGGGGGAAGCACGGAAGGGCAGGCGCAGACGCCTGGTGATGTGGCCGGGCTGCCGGTCACGCACTTCGAGAGCGGGCTGAAGGCGGACGCACCGCAACCGGACCTCGATGTCCGCAACGCCACCGACAGCGAGGAGGACCGGATCGCCATCGCCTCGATCGCCGACGTGAGCGACTACTGGGCGCAGCAGCTTCCGGAGCACTTCCAGCAGGAGTTCGAGCCGGTGCGGGAGCTGCTGTCCTACGACCCGGCAGGCGAGGACTTCGAGGTCTGCGGCGCGTCCACCTCAGCCGCCGCGATGAACGCGTTCTACTGCCCGCCGGAGGACCTGGTCGGTTGGGACCGCGCCAAGCTGCTACCACTGCTGCGGGAACGGTTCGGCCCGATGGCGATCGTGACCGTGCTCGGCCACGAGTTCGGCCACGCCGTGCAGCACCGGCTCGGGGACAAGGCGGGGATCGACAACTCGACCAAGACGATCGTGAAGGAGCAGCAGGCGGACTGCTTCACCGGCAGCTACTTCCGCTGGATGGCCGAGGGCAGGAGCAAGTACTTCGAGGTCTCCACCTCCGAGGGCCTGAACCAGGTGCTCGCCTCGCTGTTCTTCATCCGGGACGAGCCGGGCCAGTCGGCGCGTTCCCGCGGCGCGCACGGCACGGCGTTCGACCGCACCTACGCCTTCCAGCTCGGCTTCGAGCAGGGCGCCGCGAAGTGCGCCGGGATCGACCAGGCGAGCGTGGACGCGCGGGTCACCGAGCAGCCGTTCCATCCCGAGGACAAGGAGAAGGGGGACAGCAGCCTGGACCAGGAGCTGATCGGCATCCTGCAGGAGAGCCTGGACAAGGCCTTCGAGGGCGCCGGGGTGCAGGGCCCGGAGATCGTGGACGAGGGTGGCTCCTGCCCGAACGGCCCGAGCACGCCACCCGCCTCGTACTGCCCGGACAGCAACACCGTGAACATCGACCTGGCCACGCTCAGGGAGCTCGCGCAGCCGGTGGACCGCAGGGCGGAGTTCAAGGGCGAGGAGACGACCGGGATGGGCGACTTCGCCGCACTCGCCGAGATCGCCTCGCGCTACACGCAGGGCATCCAGCAGGGGGTCGGCGCCGCGCTGGAGGGCTCCAGCGCGGGGCTGCGGACCTCCTGCCTTGTCGGGGCCTGGGCCGGGGCGACGAACCGGGAGGGCGCCACGCTGCGGCTGTCCTCCGGCGACCTGGACGAGGCGATCGCCGAGCTGCTCCAGCCGCGCAGCCTGATCGCCGCCGACCTGCAAGGCAACCAGGTGGCCAACGGATTCGAGCGCGTCGAATCCCTGCGAGTCGGCTACCTCCAGGGCTCCGACCCCTGCTCCCAGTACGCCTGA